Part of the Metarhizium brunneum chromosome 6, complete sequence genome is shown below.
GTGGACGCTGCGGGCGGTGATGCAGCGATACGAGATTTGGATATCGTTTGCGTGAGGGCTGGTAGTGTCAGTGTTGTATCGTTGCTCGTGGCACCATTGAAGCCTGAGAGCGGCATTGTCGGAGCATCATATACTCTGGTCAAAAGTGGGATGATACAGTAGGCCGTTCAAGGGCCTCGCTTGAGCAAGGAATGGAGGATGGCCGGTTCTGCGGACATGCCTACGCCCGCTCGGTTACTATCAAGACATGCCGAGCGTCAAGGACCAACGCCCAGGTGCCATTACAGGATATGCTGCTGCTCGGGGACCTGCCAGCCAGAGTCGACTTGCTAATGTAGTCAAAATCGGCGCATAACAGAGCGATTCGACTCTGGGACGTAATATCAGGAAAGCACAGATTCAAGAATGATGCAGAGGCAGACAGAGCAGCAGACACATGGAAATGTTGCCACAACATTAAACATTGAATTTACTCGCCCCAGACCGCAGAAACACGCCAGCCAACCTCATCTTCAAGCAACAGCATCCAGGAAAAAGTCCCAAATCTTACCGGCCACCAAGGTCCCGTCATGCGCATCGCCCGCCCTCCCGACAGCCTCGCCAAACATCTCCTCCCCAAAAATCCCCTGGTCCCGGCGCGCCCGCAGAATCTGCTCCATGATGAAGCCGTCAAACTCAGGGTGCGCCTGCAGCGACAAGACCGCCTTGCGCTTGTACATGCCCTGCACCGGACACCGCGCGCTGCTGCCGAGACACACGAGGCCCTCGGGCACACTGGCCACCTCGTCGCGGTGCATCTGGTGCAGGTTCTAGGCTGCGTCAGCGGTGTGTTTCTACAACACTTGCAGCAGCGGTGGACATACCAGGGACGAAGCGCCGAAGAGCTTCTGCCCGTCGGGGCTCAGGTCGACGCTCGAGACGGAGACTTCCCACCCGCCGCGGGCGACGGCCGTGGTGGCCCCCAGCGCGCGGGCAATGACTTGGTGGCCGAAGCAGATGCCTACGACGGGGGTGCGCGAGGTGTTTAGCACGTCGCGAATGTAGGACACCAGCTGGACGATCCAGGCATCGTCGGCAAAGGCCGTGTGCTCTGCGGCGAGTTAGCTGGTGTTTGTGTTAGTCGGGGATGGCGAGGGACGCAACTGCTTCCGGTGATGaggatgccgtcgacgtccCCTGTCGAGGGGTACGTGTGCTGCCGGACGACGTCGTACTTGAGCAGGCGGAAGTCGACGCTCGTTCCCTTGGAAAGCAGGGTCTCGAAGATGGCGCCGTACGAGCCGCGTTCCTTTTCGACGCTGGGGACGGGCGTGTCGCactcgaggacggcgagtCGGAACGGCATGTTGTGAGTGTGTGGTGGGTGAATTGCAAGAAGTCGGGTTTGGGTTGGTTGGACAGACGACGGCTAGGCTGTGTACTTGTAGTTGATTAGTGCATGTGGTTATATAAGTGCTTGTGCCGTGTAGATGCGTTGACGGCAACGCGCCCTTGgacttgacatctggacccgATACCGCTTCCAACGGCGCCGCCCGCGTGAGCTGAGCCGGTGGCGGCAACGGATGTGATTGGGCTGGACGGACTGGATCCGACATGTAGGCGCGGTCCGTTGCAGGAGCCGCGAAGCCACCAGACTGAAGgggcatgtccatgttgagTCACCTTGACTAAATGTAAATAAATCTATGCTCGCCGCAGGCGGAAGCCCGCTGCAGGCGGCCCCCGGCAGGGCCCCCGGAGGGAAATTAAAAAGAAAGTTGATGTTGAtattgatgtctggtcacTGGTGGCGTTTGGGTTGTTTCTGGTTGGCCCCGGCTGCGTGTAAGTGAACAGCAAGTCATAACACACCGCTTGTCTACAAAGTCATCGGCTCTCAAACGGTAGTATTTGAACACAAGTACACAAGAATATATACACCAGTGCGCGGCACAATCTGACGGCacccaagaaaaaaaggcctcCATCCCCACCAAGCAAGTATCCGCCCAGCAGAACAGCCGACATCTAGCAAGCGCTCGCATCAACATCCGTCGGGACAGCCGTGTCATTGGCcagaatggccttggcctcctgGGCATACGTCCGCCCATCATGCACATTGGCGTCCGAGAAGCCCGCCGCCCACATCATGACGCCGCCAAACGCGGGATCGCTGCTATACCGGCCAACGAGGGCCGCCAGCTTCCCCGGCTCGAGGTAGTACCTGGCGCCGGAGGACGTGCCCGTCGCGCCGAGCGGCGAGGCCGGCACGCCAATGAAGATCTTGGCATTGGCCGACGGCGTCCCGGCCACGTTGCTCTTCCAGTCGGCAAAGTTGATGGCCCCGTCGACCGAGCACCCCGGGTTATTGTAGAACTGCACCCACAGGTAGTCGAACCGCGCCCTGGTAATAATCTCGTTCATGTTGGGCTCCGGGATCGGGCACTGCGGCGCCCCCGTGACGAGGTACGCGCGCCCCGGGTCCGAGGCAAAGTTGGCCCGCAGCCGCGCAATCATGGACGGGTAGAAGCCGTTGCCGGCGTTGCTCTCAATGTC
Proteins encoded:
- the chi2_1 gene encoding Endochitinase 2; translation: MPSFSTLASLALLASTSLAAPLAPRAPRAPGAQNVVYWGQNGGGVVENNDLAAYCTPSAGIDIVVLAFLYQYGNGHTIPSGTIGQSCYIAPSGEGQNCDALAKAIDTCRANGVKVLLSLGGASGAYSLTSQQEAEAIGQNLWDAYGKPGGGSNAAVPRPFGNTSVDGWDFDIESNAGNGFYPSMIARLRANFASDPGRAYLVTGAPQCPIPEPNMNEIITRARFDYLWVQFYNNPGCSVDGAINFADWKSNVAGTPSANAKIFIGVPASPLGATGTSSGARYYLEPGKLAALVGRYSSDPAFGGVMMWAAGFSDANVHDGRTYAQEAKAILANDTAVPTDVDASAC